From Cupriavidus oxalaticus:
GGAGCCGACATGCTGCGTATCTGGGGCCGACTCTCCTCCATCAACGTGCAGAAAGTGGTCTGGTGCGCGCGCGAGCTGCACCTGGACCATGAGCGCGTCGATATCGGCGTCAACAAGGGCGACCTCGACACCGAGGCCTACGTCCGCCTGAACCCGAACCGCCAGATCCCGGTGATCGAGGATTTCCGCGGCACGGACGTGGGCGGCGAGCCCTTCGTGCTGTGGGAATCGAACGCGATCGTGCGCTACCTGTGCGCGCGCTACGGCGAGGGCACGCTGTGGCCCGAAGACGTCAAGGCGCGCGCCTCGGCCGACCGCTGGATGGACTGGCAGACCACGGCCTTCAGCCCGGCCATGGTGACGGCGTTCCTGAACCTGGTGCGCACGCCCGACGGCGAGCGCGACGAAGCCGCCATCCAGGCCTCGTGCGCCCGCACCGAGCGGCTGGCGGCGCTGCTGGACAAGGCGCTGGCGGGCCGGGAGTTCATCGGCGGCGACCGCTTCACCATGGCGGATATCTCGCTGGCTTGCGCCGCGCACCGCTGGATGGGCCTGCCGATCCAGCACCAGCCGCGGCCCGACCTGCAGCGTTGGCTGGCGGCAATGCGTGCCCGCCCTGCCGCCGGCGGCATCCTGGAACTGCCGCTGCGCTGAGCGGCGGCAGTTTTTCCTTCCTCTGCTTCTAGCTGCCTATTTCGCGGCACGCGAGCCCGAAGTCGCCGTAAAGATCCCCAGCCCGATAAACGCCGCCCCCGTCAGGTAGCGGCCGAATGCGCGTGCCCGCCCGGCGCGGCGCAGCGCCGGCATCACCGCGGCCGCGGCCATGACGTAGCAGGCGTCGGTGGTGGCGGCGATCAGCACGAAGGCCACGCCCAGCGCGAGGCTCTGCGCCAGCGCCGAGCCGGCCGGGTTCATGAACTGCGGCAGGAAGGCGGCGAAGAAGATCGCGGTCTTGGGGTTGAGCAGCGCCACCACGAAGCCGTCGCGCATCACCTGGCGCAGGCTGCGCTGCGCCACCTCCGGCGTACCGCCGCCCGCCGCCGCAGCGCCGCCACGCAGCGCGCGGATGCCGAGCCAGATCAGGTAGGCCGCACCTGCGTACTTGACCACCGAGAACGCCAGCGCCGACACCGAGAACAGCACCGCCAGCCCCAGCGACGCGCCGATGGCGTTGCCCAGGTTGCCCAGCGCCACCGCGCCGATCGACGCCAGCCCGGCCTGCCGCCCTTGCGCCAGCGTGCGCGTCACAATATAGACCACGGCCGGGCCGGGCGTGATGGCCAGCGCCAGGCTGGCCAGCACGAAGGCGGTCAGCAGCGGCCACGCGGGCAGGAATTCGGTCATGGGCAGCCTCGTTCGATGTTGCGATGCGGGCAGCGCCCGCGTCATGGCGAACGCCAGTATGCGCCGCTACACCGCGCTCGCGCCAGTCCCTGCCATGGCTGCCATGGCCAGTCATCCGGGCGACGCGCAGGCAAGCAGACTTTTGCAACAGGCGCCGTTTAGAGTACTCTGGCCGGTGTGGCGGGTACTTCCCACATGCGCTGCAGTGCTCTTGGGGGATTCCCTAATCCCTGAATGTGGCTCATGCCTGGCATGACGCAATGTACGGAAGCGAACACGGAACCCGTTCCTACAATCGCTGGTTCTTTCCCGCGCGCGGCGGATGCCGCGCGCCGGTGCAAAGCGCAAGCGGGTCGCCCCAGGGCACGCAGATCGCCCGGGCTCCCGAGCCAACCTGAGGAGGATTTCGATCGTGTGGAGTCAAGTCTATGACCCGCTGGGCAATATGGCGCTGTCGACCATTGCCGCGGGCATTCCCGTCGCCGTGCTGCTGGCAGCGCTGGCGTTCTTTCATATGCAGGCACACCTGGCCGCGGGGCTGGCGCTGCTGATCGGCATCGTGGTCGCATCCACGGTGTTCGGCATGCCGGCGGCGATGGCCGGCAAGGCGGCGGGGCTCGGCATCGTCTCCGGGCTGTTCCCGATCGGCTGGATCGTGCTGAACATCATCTTCCTGCACCGGCTCACCACCCTGAACGGATCGTTCAAGGTGCTGCAGAACTCGATCTCCGGCATTACCGAGGACCGCCGCCTGCAACTGCTGCTGGTGGCGTTCAGCTTCGGCGCCTTCTTCGAGGGTGCGGCCGGCTTCGGCACGCCGGTGGCCGTGACCGGCGCCATCCTGATCGGCCTGGGCTTCTCGCCGCTGGCCGCCTCGGGGCTGGCGCTGATCGCCAATACCGCGCCGGTGGCCTACGGCGCGCTGGGCGCGCCGATCATCGGCCTGGCCTCGGTGACGGGGCTGGACCTGCTCGACCTGTCGGCCATGATCGGCCGCCAGCTGCCGTTTTTCTCGGTGATCGTGCCGTTCTGGCTGATCTGGGCCTTTGCCGGCTTCCGCGGCATGCTGGCGATCTGGCCGGCGATCCTGGTCGCGGGCGTGAGCTTTGCCATCCCGCAGTTCCTGGTGTCGAACTTCCACGGCCCGTGGCTGGTGGACGTGATCGCGGCGCTGGTGTCGATGGGCGCGCTGACGCTGTTCCTGAAGGTCTGGCATCCGAAGGAAATCTGGACTTCGACCAAGATCCTGGGCCGCCACGACGAATCCAAGGTTGACCATCCCGAAGCGCTGGAAGCCGATGCCGCCGCCAGCGCCGCCTCGGCCGGCATCTCGGTGGCCAAGGCCTGGATGCCGTGGGTGATCCTGACGGTGTTCGTGTTCGTCTGGGGCATCCCCGAGTTCAAGAAGCTGATGGATAGCGTGTGGGCCTGGAAATTCCCGATCCCGGGTCTCGACAAGGCCATCGTCAAGGTGCCGCCGGTGGTGCCCAAGGAAGTCATCGAAGGCGCCGTGTTCAACTTCAACGTGCTGTCGATGGCCGGCACCGGCATCTTTGTCTCGGCGATCGCCGGCGGCCTGCTGATGGGCTACTCGGTGCCGCGCCTGTTCAAGGAGTACTGGGAAACCATCAAGCTGGTGCGCTACTCGCTGCTGACCATCTGCGCGATGTTCGGCGTCGGCTACCTGACCCGCTACTCGGGCCTTGATGCCACGCTGGGCCTGGCCTTCGCCCACACCGGCGTGCTCTACCCGCTGTTCGGCACCATGCTGGGCTGGCTGGGCGTGGCGCTGACCGGCTCGGACACGGCCTCGAACGTGCTGTTCGGCGGCCTGCAGAAGACCACCGCCGAGCAGCTGGGCCTGTCGCCGGTGCTGATGGCGTCGGCCAACAGCTCGGGCGGCGTGATGGGCAAGATGATCGACGCGCAGTCCATCGTGGTGGCCTCCACGGCCACCAAGTGGTACGGCCACGAAGGCGACATCCTGCGCTACGTGTTCTTCCACTCGATCGTACTGGCGATCCTGGTGGGCCTGTTCGTGACGCTGCAGGCCTACGTGCCGCCGTTCACGCATATGGTGATCCACCACCCCTGAGTGCCCTGCCGCCGCGGCAATTTCGGCAAGGCGTTTCGGACAAGGCCCCGCCCCTGGCGGGGCTTTTCCATTGGGCAACGCGCGTATCATGTTGCGTCTGATCCGCCGCAAGCGCCCCCCGGATCCTGCAAGGACAACACGGACGACTGGGCGCGCCGTGGCACACAACGGGAACCCTGCCATGTTGCGTCGCCTGGAAAGACTGATCGACCCCTTCCGTCCCATGCCCGACCGCGAGCCGCCAGGCCAGGTCCTGCGCTTCTACACCTGGTACCTGCGCGAAGTCTGGGGCGTGTTCGTGCTGCTGTTGCTGGTGGGCCTGGTCGGCGCGCTGATCGAGGTGGCGCTGTTCAGCTTCCTCGGCCGGCTGGTCGACATGGCGCAGACCACGCCCGGCGCGGAATTCTTCAGCCGGCATCGCAACGAGCTGGTGTGGATGCTGGTGGTGGCGGTGCTGCTGCGGCCCATCTTCTTCGGCCTGCACGACGTGCTGGTGCACCAGGTCATCAACCCCAGCCTGTCCAACCTGATCCGCTGGCAGAACCACCGCTACGTGCTCAAGCAGAGCCTGTCGTTCTTCCAGAGCGACTTTGCCGGGCGCATCGCCCAGCGCATCATGCAGACCGGCTTCTCGCTGCGCGACTCCGCCGTGCAGGCGGTCGACGCGCTGTGGCACGTGGTGATCTACGCCGTCAGTTCGCTGGTGCTGTTCGCGCAGGCGGACTGGCGGCTGATGATCCCGCTGCTGCTGTGGATCGCCTGCTACGTGGCCGCGCTGCTGTACTTCGTGCCGCGCGTGAAGGAGCGCTCGGTGATCGCCACCGAATCGCGCTCGCGGCTGATGGGGCGCATCGTCGACGGCTATACCAACATCACCACGCTCAAGCTGTTCGCCCATACCCGGCAGGAAGAGGACTACGCGCGCGACGCCATGGCCGAGCAGACCGAAAAGACCCGGCTGGCCGGACGCATGGTCAGCGGCATGGACGTCACCATCACCGCCATGAACGGCGCGCTGATCGCCGGCACCACCGGGCTGGCGGTGTGGCTGTGGAGCACCGGGCATGTCACCACTGGCGCGATCGCGCTGACCACGGGCCTGGTGATCCGCATCAACAATATGTCCGGCTGGATCATGTGGGTGGTCAACGGCATCTTCGAGAACGTCGGGCAGGTGCAGGACGGCATGAAGACCATCGCCGTGCCGCGCAAGGTCAATGACCGCGCCAATGCGCAGCCGCTGCGCGTGACGCAGGGCGAAGTCCGCTTCGAGCAGGTGGGATTCCACTACGGCAAGGGCTCGGGCGTGATCGAGGGCGTCAACCTGACGGTGCGGCCGGGCGAGAAGATCGGCCTGGTCGGCCCGTCCGGCGCGGGCAAGTCGACGCTGGTCAACCTGCTGCTGCGGCTCTATGACGTGGAAAGCGGCCGCATCCTGATCGACGGGCAGGACATCGCCGATGTCACGCAGGAAAGCCTGCGCGCGCAGATCGGCATGGTGACGCAGGACACCTCGCTGCTGCACCGCTCGATCCGCGAGAACCTGCTGTACGGCAAACCCTCCAGCACCGAGGCCGACCTGGCCAATGCGCTGCACGGCGCGCGCGCGGACGAGTTCATTCCCGGCCTGGTCGATGCCCACGGCAATACCGGACTGGAGGCGCAGGTGGGCGAACGCGGCGTGAAGCTGTCAGGCGGACAGCGCCAGCGCATCGCGATCGCGCGGGTGCTGCTGAAGAACGCGCCGGTCCTGATCCTCGATGAAGCGACCTCGGCGCTGGATTCGGAAGTGGAAGCGGCGATCCAGGACAGCCTGGAAACGCTGATGCAAGGCAAGACGGTAATTGCCATCGCGCACCGGCTGTCGACGATCGCGCGCATGGACCGGCTGGTGGTGCTGGACAACGGGCATATCGTGGAGAGCGGCACGCATGCGGAATTGCTCGCGCATGGGGGGCTGTATGCGCGGTTGTGGGCGCATCAGACGGGGGGATTTGTGGGGGTGGATTGATCCCGCTGTTTGCTCCCCTCTCCCATGAATGGGAGAGGGGAGCAAACACTGGCTCCGGCGAAACTCAGTTGCCGTTGCCCGGCGCCTCCACCCGCACCGGATCGATCCTCGGCTCCTTCAGCTTCGCCTCGATCTGCTTGCCCTTGCGCGCGCGCTTGCCGACATACGGCAGCAGCGATTGCCCGGCCAGCTTCTGCGACGACGGCTTGCCGCCCCGGCCCGCGCCCGACAGCATCAGCCCCGGCGCGCCCACGGCCACCGCCTGCAGCAGCTTCTCCCTGGGCTCCAGCTCCATCAGGATCACGCCGCGGCCGCCGGCCGACAGCACCTTGACCTCATCCAGCGCCACCAGCAGCAGGCGGCCATTGCCGGACAGGCAGGCCGCATGCGTGGCCTCGTCGCCGATCGGCGCCGGCGGCAGCGGGGCATCGCCGTCGTCCAGCGTCAGGAACGACTTGCCGCCCTTCTGCCGGCCGGTCATGTCGGCCACCGTGGTCAGGAAGCCGTTGCCGCCGGCGGTGGCGATCAGCATGCGCTGGCTGGCGCTGCCGGCAAAGGTGTGTGCCACCTGGCTGCCGGACTGCAACTCGATCAGCGTGGTGATGGGCACCCCGTCGCCGCGCCCGCCCGGCAGGCTGGAGACCGGCACGGAATAGACCCGGCCATTGGTGCCGAACACCAGCAGCACGTCGACGGTGCGGCAGTCAAAGGTGTTGTAGAGCGCATCGCCCGCCTTGAAGGTGAACTGCTGCGGATCGTGGCCATGGCCCTGGCGCGTGCGCACCCAGCCCTTCTGCGACATGATCACCGTCACCGGCTCGTCGATCACGCGCACTTCGGCCGCGGCGCGGCGTTCTTCCTGGATCAGCGTGCGGCGCGGATCCTTGTCTTCCGGGCTGTACTGCCTGGCGTCGGTCTCGATCTCCTTGATGATGCGGCGGCGCATCATGGTCTCGGACTTGAGCAGCACGTCCAGGTCGGCCTGCTCTTCGCGCAGGTCCTTCAGTTCCTTCTCAATCTTGATCGCTTCCAGCCGCGCCAGCTGGCGCAGGCGGATTTCCAGGATGTCCTCGGCCTGGCGGTCGGTCAGCTCGAAGGCTTCGATCAGCGCGGGCTTGGGCTCGTCGCTCTCGCGGATGATGCGGATCACCTCGTCGATATTGAGCAGCACCAGCATCCGGCCTTCGAGAATGTGGATGCGGTCCTCGACCTTGCCCAGGCGATGGCGCGTGCGGCGCGTGACCGTGTCGAAGCGGAACGCGATCCACTCGCCCAGGATCTCGCGCAGGCCCTTCTGGCGCGGGCGGCCATCGGTGCCGATCATCACCAGGTTGATCGGCGCGCCCGACTCCAGGCTGGTATGCGCCAGCAGCGCCTGGATGAACTCTTGCTGGTCGATGTTCTTGCTCTTGGGCTCGAACACCAGCCGCACCGGCGCGTCCTTGCCGGATTCGTCGCGCACCGCGTCCAGCACCGCCAGCACGGTGGCCTTGAGCTGCTGCTGGTCCGGCGTCAGCGCCTTCTTGCCGGCCTTGATCTTGGGATTGGTGATTTCCTCGATTTCTTCCAGCACCTTCTGCGCGGAAGTATTCGGCGGCAGTTCGTTCACCACCATCTGCCACTGGCCTCGCGCCATTTCCTCGATGGTCCAGCGCGCGCGCACCTTCAGGCTGCCGCGGCCGTTCTCGTAGATCTGGGCAATGTCCGCCGCCGGCGAAATGATCTGGCCGCCGCCGGGATAGTCCGGGCCCGGCATCAGCGCCAGCAGCTCGGCCAGCGAGATATTCGGGTTGCGGATCATCGCCACGGTGGCCGCGGCGACCTCGCGCAGGTTGTGCGGCGGGATCTCGGTGGCCATGCCCACCGCGATGCCGGAGGCGCCGTTGAGCAGCACGAACGGCAGCCGCGCCGGCAGCAGCTTCGGCTCCTGCATCGAGCCGTCGTAGTTGGGGACGAAGTCGACCGTGCCCTGGTCGATCTCGTCGAGCAGCAGCCGCGAGATCGGCGTCAGGCGCGCTTCGGTGTACCGCATCGCCGCGGCGCCGTCGCCGTCGCGCGAGCCGAAGTTGCCCTGGCCGTCGATCAGCGGGTAGCGCAGCGAGAAGTCCTGCGCCAGGCGCACCAGCGCGTCATAGGCGGACTGGTCGCCGTGCGGGTGGAACTTGCCCAGCACGTCGCCGACCACGCGCGCGGACTTGACCGGCTTGGCATCGGCGCGCAGGCCCATCTCGTGCATCGCGAACAGGATGCGGCGCTGCACCGGCTTCTGGCCGTCGGCCACTTCCGGCAGCGCGCGGCCCTTGACCACGCTGACGGCGTAGTCAAGGTAGGCGCGCTCGGCGTAGCGGGCCAGCGTCAGCGAATCGGCCGGCTCTTCAGGTTGAAACGTGATGTCTTGTTGTTCCATGGATAGGCAAGAATTCGGCGCGCCATATTGCAGCAGCGCGCCGGGTTGCTTGTGGTTCGGTCATGCCGGTCAGGGCATATTGCGCCGCCCGCCGATCACCATCTTTACGCGCGGCCCGTCGGCAATGGCACTGGCGCGCATGGGCCCCGCGCCCTGGGCGGGCTGGTAGAACCGGTAGAACTGCAGGACCGTGCTGACATACTGCCGCGTCTCGGGGTACGGCGGAATCCGGTTGTTGTAACGCTGCACCGCACCTTCGCCCGCGTTATACGCCGCCAGCACCAGTTCCAGGTTGTTCGGGAACAGCTGCATCAGCCAGCGCAGGTAGCGCACGCCAGCCGTGATGTTGGTGCGCGGGTCGGCCAGCTTCTGTTCGACCGTGCGGCGCTGGTCGGCGCTGACGCCGAAGCGCGCGCCGGTGTCGGGAATCACCTGCATCAGCCCGATCGCACCCTTTGGCGAGACCGCACCCGGGTTGAAACCCGACTCGACCGCCATCACCGCCTTGACCAGCGCGGGATCGACGTCCTGCCTGCTGGCGATCTGGTGGATCAGCGGCTCGACGGTCTTGATATTGGGATGGTTGACGACGTACCGGTAGAGCTTGTGCTGTTCGAGGTCGATATCGTCAGCGCCGTCCGCGCCGGCTGGCGCCCTGCCGCGCTGTATCGCTGCCAGCCGCGCGCTGTCGAGCTTGCCGCCGTCCTTCATGAACAGCTTGTAGCGCGAGTCGAGCTTCTGGTCGGCAAAGTGCGCGATGCCGTCGGCATCGATATAGCCCCACAGCTCGGCATGGGCCGCCGGCGCGCAGGCGAGCCCGGCCAGCGCCAGCACGGCGGCTGCCGTCCTGCGCCATGGATTGCCGGGGGGTCTCGTCGTCATCGTGCGTTCCTGCTGGTCTGCGGACTGGGGGATTATCCCCCCAATCGCGGGCCGGCGCTCCAGTGGTCAGATATCGGCCTCGACCTCGTTGCCCTTCTCTTCCAGCCAGCTGCGGCGCTGCGCGGCCTCGCCCTTGCCCATGAGCATGTTCATCATCTCCACGGTCTGCGGCAGGTCGTATTCGCCCAGCGTCACGGGCAGCAAGCGGCGCGTGTCGGGGTTCATGGTGGTTTCCCACAGCTGCTCGGCGCTCATTTCGCCCAGGCCCTTGAAGCGCGAGATCTGCCAGCTGCCATCCTTGACGCCGTCCTTGACCAGCTTGTCCTGGATGGCCACCAGCTCGCCCTCATCCAGCGCGTACAGCTTCTGCGCCGGCTTCTTGCCGCGCGCGGGAGCATCGACGCGGAACAGCGGCGGGCGCGCCACATAGACGTTGCCGGCCTCGATGAGCTTGGGGAAGTGGCGGAAGAACAGCGTCAGCAGCAGCACCTGGATATGCGCGCCGTCCACGTCCGCGTCCGACAGGATGCTGATCTTGCCGTAGCGCAGGTTGGACAGGTCGGGCTCGTCGTTGGCGCCGTGCGGATCCACGCCGATCGCCACCGCGATGTCGTGCACCTCGTTGTTGGCGAACAGCCGGTCGCGCTCGGTCTCCCAGGTGTTGAGCACCTTGCCGCGCAGCGGCAGGATGGCCTGGAATTCCTTGTCGCGGCCCATCTTGGCCGAGCCGCCGGCGGAATCGCCCTCGACCAGGAACAGCTCGTTGCGGGTCACGTCGGTGGATTCGCAGTCGGTCAGCTTGCCGGGCAGCACGGCCACGCCGGAGCCCTTCTTCTTCTCGACCTTCTGCGCCGCGCGCGTGCGCGCCTGCGCCTGGCGGATCACCAGT
This genomic window contains:
- the parC gene encoding DNA topoisomerase IV subunit A, with product MEQQDITFQPEEPADSLTLARYAERAYLDYAVSVVKGRALPEVADGQKPVQRRILFAMHEMGLRADAKPVKSARVVGDVLGKFHPHGDQSAYDALVRLAQDFSLRYPLIDGQGNFGSRDGDGAAAMRYTEARLTPISRLLLDEIDQGTVDFVPNYDGSMQEPKLLPARLPFVLLNGASGIAVGMATEIPPHNLREVAAATVAMIRNPNISLAELLALMPGPDYPGGGQIISPAADIAQIYENGRGSLKVRARWTIEEMARGQWQMVVNELPPNTSAQKVLEEIEEITNPKIKAGKKALTPDQQQLKATVLAVLDAVRDESGKDAPVRLVFEPKSKNIDQQEFIQALLAHTSLESGAPINLVMIGTDGRPRQKGLREILGEWIAFRFDTVTRRTRHRLGKVEDRIHILEGRMLVLLNIDEVIRIIRESDEPKPALIEAFELTDRQAEDILEIRLRQLARLEAIKIEKELKDLREEQADLDVLLKSETMMRRRIIKEIETDARQYSPEDKDPRRTLIQEERRAAAEVRVIDEPVTVIMSQKGWVRTRQGHGHDPQQFTFKAGDALYNTFDCRTVDVLLVFGTNGRVYSVPVSSLPGGRGDGVPITTLIELQSGSQVAHTFAGSASQRMLIATAGGNGFLTTVADMTGRQKGGKSFLTLDDGDAPLPPAPIGDEATHAACLSGNGRLLLVALDEVKVLSAGGRGVILMELEPREKLLQAVAVGAPGLMLSGAGRGGKPSSQKLAGQSLLPYVGKRARKGKQIEAKLKEPRIDPVRVEAPGNGN
- a CDS encoding L-lactate permease, translated to MWSQVYDPLGNMALSTIAAGIPVAVLLAALAFFHMQAHLAAGLALLIGIVVASTVFGMPAAMAGKAAGLGIVSGLFPIGWIVLNIIFLHRLTTLNGSFKVLQNSISGITEDRRLQLLLVAFSFGAFFEGAAGFGTPVAVTGAILIGLGFSPLAASGLALIANTAPVAYGALGAPIIGLASVTGLDLLDLSAMIGRQLPFFSVIVPFWLIWAFAGFRGMLAIWPAILVAGVSFAIPQFLVSNFHGPWLVDVIAALVSMGALTLFLKVWHPKEIWTSTKILGRHDESKVDHPEALEADAAASAASAGISVAKAWMPWVILTVFVFVWGIPEFKKLMDSVWAWKFPIPGLDKAIVKVPPVVPKEVIEGAVFNFNVLSMAGTGIFVSAIAGGLLMGYSVPRLFKEYWETIKLVRYSLLTICAMFGVGYLTRYSGLDATLGLAFAHTGVLYPLFGTMLGWLGVALTGSDTASNVLFGGLQKTTAEQLGLSPVLMASANSSGGVMGKMIDAQSIVVASTATKWYGHEGDILRYVFFHSIVLAILVGLFVTLQAYVPPFTHMVIHHP
- a CDS encoding lytic transglycosylase domain-containing protein; the protein is MTTRPPGNPWRRTAAAVLALAGLACAPAAHAELWGYIDADGIAHFADQKLDSRYKLFMKDGGKLDSARLAAIQRGRAPAGADGADDIDLEQHKLYRYVVNHPNIKTVEPLIHQIASRQDVDPALVKAVMAVESGFNPGAVSPKGAIGLMQVIPDTGARFGVSADQRRTVEQKLADPRTNITAGVRYLRWLMQLFPNNLELVLAAYNAGEGAVQRYNNRIPPYPETRQYVSTVLQFYRFYQPAQGAGPMRASAIADGPRVKMVIGGRRNMP
- a CDS encoding ABC transporter ATP-binding protein — translated: MLRRLERLIDPFRPMPDREPPGQVLRFYTWYLREVWGVFVLLLLVGLVGALIEVALFSFLGRLVDMAQTTPGAEFFSRHRNELVWMLVVAVLLRPIFFGLHDVLVHQVINPSLSNLIRWQNHRYVLKQSLSFFQSDFAGRIAQRIMQTGFSLRDSAVQAVDALWHVVIYAVSSLVLFAQADWRLMIPLLLWIACYVAALLYFVPRVKERSVIATESRSRLMGRIVDGYTNITTLKLFAHTRQEEDYARDAMAEQTEKTRLAGRMVSGMDVTITAMNGALIAGTTGLAVWLWSTGHVTTGAIALTTGLVIRINNMSGWIMWVVNGIFENVGQVQDGMKTIAVPRKVNDRANAQPLRVTQGEVRFEQVGFHYGKGSGVIEGVNLTVRPGEKIGLVGPSGAGKSTLVNLLLRLYDVESGRILIDGQDIADVTQESLRAQIGMVTQDTSLLHRSIRENLLYGKPSSTEADLANALHGARADEFIPGLVDAHGNTGLEAQVGERGVKLSGGQRQRIAIARVLLKNAPVLILDEATSALDSEVEAAIQDSLETLMQGKTVIAIAHRLSTIARMDRLVVLDNGHIVESGTHAELLAHGGLYARLWAHQTGGFVGVD
- a CDS encoding glutathione S-transferase family protein; the encoded protein is MLRIWGRLSSINVQKVVWCARELHLDHERVDIGVNKGDLDTEAYVRLNPNRQIPVIEDFRGTDVGGEPFVLWESNAIVRYLCARYGEGTLWPEDVKARASADRWMDWQTTAFSPAMVTAFLNLVRTPDGERDEAAIQASCARTERLAALLDKALAGREFIGGDRFTMADISLACAAHRWMGLPIQHQPRPDLQRWLAAMRARPAAGGILELPLR
- a CDS encoding LysE family translocator: MTEFLPAWPLLTAFVLASLALAITPGPAVVYIVTRTLAQGRQAGLASIGAVALGNLGNAIGASLGLAVLFSVSALAFSVVKYAGAAYLIWLGIRALRGGAAAAGGGTPEVAQRSLRQVMRDGFVVALLNPKTAIFFAAFLPQFMNPAGSALAQSLALGVAFVLIAATTDACYVMAAAAVMPALRRAGRARAFGRYLTGAAFIGLGIFTATSGSRAAK